Proteins from a genomic interval of Candidatus Tanganyikabacteria bacterium:
- a CDS encoding radical SAM protein, translated as MLALTNACNLACLHCYREEAAAFPDELGPMEIVRVLREFGDLAAAEGRAGVVIFSGGEPLLSRLLGLYARTALGLGLGVRINTNAILATPAVSAGLFAWGIRFAQVSLDGATPEEHEAIRGGGTWELTRRGVVNLLAAGVDVAFKVTLIPGRNDRDPAGYLRVARAWGVGRVSFARAVEIGPAGKLGRYTPEAYRQVLERLAAGRDLAERSSVRDFRRVKSVIAEIRDATFDRSFLTGEALSYQSEEGHSILAVDADGSVYGSRRLPLRLGNVREASLADLWRHPLLSAFRDSRRAGKCERCDLLAACRGGSRAAAWSATGDPAAPDPGCWVEP; from the coding sequence ATGCTGGCGCTGACCAACGCCTGCAACCTCGCGTGCCTGCACTGCTACCGGGAGGAGGCCGCCGCGTTCCCCGATGAGCTCGGCCCCATGGAGATCGTGCGCGTCCTGCGCGAGTTCGGCGACCTGGCCGCGGCCGAGGGACGCGCGGGCGTCGTGATCTTCTCGGGCGGCGAGCCCCTGCTCTCGCGCCTCCTCGGGCTGTACGCGCGGACCGCCCTGGGCCTCGGTCTGGGCGTGCGGATCAACACCAATGCCATCCTGGCGACGCCCGCCGTCTCGGCGGGACTCTTCGCCTGGGGGATCCGGTTCGCGCAGGTGAGCCTCGACGGGGCGACACCCGAGGAGCACGAGGCGATCCGCGGCGGCGGGACCTGGGAGCTGACCCGCCGCGGCGTGGTCAACCTGCTCGCCGCGGGCGTGGATGTCGCCTTCAAGGTCACCCTCATCCCCGGCCGCAACGACCGGGATCCGGCCGGTTACCTCCGCGTCGCCCGCGCCTGGGGGGTCGGTCGCGTGAGCTTCGCGCGTGCCGTGGAGATCGGCCCGGCCGGCAAGCTGGGCCGCTACACCCCCGAGGCCTACCGCCAGGTCCTGGAGCGTCTGGCCGCCGGGCGCGACCTTGCGGAGCGCTCCAGCGTGCGCGACTTCCGGCGCGTGAAATCGGTAATCGCCGAGATCCGCGACGCGACGTTCGATCGATCCTTCCTGACGGGCGAAGCCCTCTCGTACCAGTCCGAGGAGGGCCATTCGATCCTCGCGGTCGATGCCGACGGGTCGGTCTACGGGTCCCGGCGCCTGCCCCTGAGGCTGGGAAACGTCCGGGAGGCGTCGCTGGCCGACCTCTGGCGCCACCCCCTCCTGTCCGCCTTCCGCGACTCCCGGCGAGCGGGGAAGTGCGAGCGCTGCGATCTGCTTGCGGCCTGCCGTGGCGGCAGCCGGGCGGCGGCCTGGAGCGCGACGGGCGATCCCGCGGCTCCCGACCCCGGATGCTGGGTCGAGCCGTGA